The DNA sequence TCGCCTGCACCTGGGTGACGATGTCGAGGTTGCGGCCGGGATGGAGTTGGACGTCGATGTGGGCGAACGGTTCCAGCCGGGCACCGAACTTGCTGCGGGTACGGCGCACCCCTTTGGCGACTGCGCGGACGAGTCCGTGGTCGCGGGTCAGCAGGGTGACGATCCGGTCGGCCTCCCCCAGCTTGTGTTGGCGCAGCACGACCGCGCGGTCCCGATACAGCCGCATCACTCCAGTGTTCCATCACGGTCGGACAATGCTCGGTCGGCAACGCCGATATGGTTGGAGCCGATGGCTGATTCGTCTGCTCCCCGTTCTGCTCGAACCGCCTTCCCGACCCTGACGGACCAGCTCTATCAGCTCGCCAGTGGCGCGGTGACGGCGGAGGATCTGGTGCGCCGGTCCCTGCATGCCATCTCGGCGAGCCAGCCCACACTCAACGCGTTCCGGGTGGTGCTGACCGAACGGGCACTCGTCGACGCCGCCGAGGCCGACCGCCGGCGCGCCGCCGGGGATCAGCGTCCCCTGCTGGGCATCCCGATCGCGGTGAAGGACGACGTCGACGTCGCCGGGGTGCCGACGCGTTTCGGCACCGCGGGCACGGTGCGGCCGGCCACCGCCGACGCCGAGGTGGTCCGCCGCCTGCGGGCCGCCGGCGCGGTGATCGTCGGCAAGACCAACACGTGCGAACTCGGCCAGTGGCCGTTCACGAGCGGACCGGCCTTCGGCCACACCCTCAATCCGTGGTCGCGCGACCACACTCCGGGCGGATCGTCGGGCGGCAGCGCAGCGGCGGTGGCCGCCGGCCTCGTCACCGCGGCGATCGGCTCCGACGGCGCGGGCAGCGTGCGGATCCCGGCGGCCTGGTGTCACCTCGTCGGCATCAAACCGCAGCGCGGCCGCATCTCGACCTCGCCGCTGGCCGATGCGTTCAACGGCATCACCGTCAACGGGGTGCTCGCCCGCACCGTCGCCGACGCGGCGCTGGTGCTCGACGCGGCGTCCGGCAACGCTCCCGGCGACCTGCACCGTCCCGCGCCGGTGCGGGTATCGGAATACGTGGCCAGAGCGCCGGGGCCGCTGCGGATCGGGTTGTCGACGAAGTTCCCCTTCACCGGCTTCCGCGCCACCCTGCATCCCGACATCCGTGCGGCACTGCACACCGTCTCGCGCCACCTCGAGGAACTGGGCCACACCGTGCGGCCCGCGGATCCCGACTACACCGTCGGCATGTCGTGGAACTTCCTGTCCCGCTCCACTTCCGGGCTGCTGGACTGGGCCGACCGGCTGGGCTACGGCGTCGACCTCGACAAGCGCACGAAGGCCAATCTGCGGATGGGGCGGCTGCTGTCGGAGCACGTCCTGCGTAAGGCCCGCGCCAAGGAGGCCGCCGCCCAGCGCCGTATCGGCTGGGTGTTCAACCTGTGCGACGTGGTGCTGGCGCCGACCACCGCGCAACCCCCGCCCCGTGTGCACGAGTTCGACGACCTCGGCGGACTGGCCACCGACCGCACGATGATCAAGGCGTGTCCGGTCACGTGGCCGTGGAACCTGCTCGGCTGGCCGTCGATCAACGTGCCGGCCGGGTTCACCGCCGACGGGCTACCGATCGGGGTCCAGCTCATGGGTCCCGCCGAGAGCGAGCCGCT is a window from the Mycolicibacterium litorale genome containing:
- a CDS encoding amidase, giving the protein MADSSAPRSARTAFPTLTDQLYQLASGAVTAEDLVRRSLHAISASQPTLNAFRVVLTERALVDAAEADRRRAAGDQRPLLGIPIAVKDDVDVAGVPTRFGTAGTVRPATADAEVVRRLRAAGAVIVGKTNTCELGQWPFTSGPAFGHTLNPWSRDHTPGGSSGGSAAAVAAGLVTAAIGSDGAGSVRIPAAWCHLVGIKPQRGRISTSPLADAFNGITVNGVLARTVADAALVLDAASGNAPGDLHRPAPVRVSEYVARAPGPLRIGLSTKFPFTGFRATLHPDIRAALHTVSRHLEELGHTVRPADPDYTVGMSWNFLSRSTSGLLDWADRLGYGVDLDKRTKANLRMGRLLSEHVLRKARAKEAAAQRRIGWVFNLCDVVLAPTTAQPPPRVHEFDDLGGLATDRTMIKACPVTWPWNLLGWPSINVPAGFTADGLPIGVQLMGPAESEPLLVSLAAELEAVSGWAARQPAVWWETPQVPLAATAAAARAEDPPTAPMRQDEVA